A segment of the Siphonobacter curvatus genome:
CAGAAAGGACGGGCAACCAAGTACGCCGCCATGGCGTATCTGGCGAAAGCGTATCTCTTCGAAAACAAGTATAGCACGGCTAAACCCCTGCTGGAAGCTATTGTAGCGAGCGGTAAATACCGTCTGGTCGATTATCACGACAACTACAAAGCCCTTACAAACAACAACGCCGAATCGATTTTCGAGGTACAATTCTCGGTAAATGACGGTACGAATGGTTCGAACGGAAACGCGGGTGATGAACTCAACTGGCCCTATTTTTCGGGAGCTCCGGGTGGTGGCTGCTGTGGCTTTTACTTGCCTTCGTTAAACTTGGTGAATGCATTTAAAACGGATGCAAATGGCTTGCCTATGCTGGACACGTTTAACAATTCGGATCTGAAAAGTGATCAGGGTTTGAAGATTACCGATGCCTTTACGCCTGATACCGCTCCGGTAGATCCACGGCTGGACTGGACGGTGGGCCGTCGGGGTATTCCATTTCTAGATTGGGGTCCAATGCCGGGCGTTACCTGGATTCGGGATCAGAACTATTCGGGACCCTACACGGGTAAAAAGTGGATGTACTACAAAAGCGAGGAAGGAACCAATACGCATTCCACCAACAAACGTCGGGTGGCCAATAACTACCGCATGATTAAGTATTCGCACATCCTGCTTTGGTTGGCCGAATGCGAAGCGGAAGCAGGGAATCTGGATAAAGCTCGTTTACTGGTGAATCAAATCCGGAATCGGGCGAAAAACAGTCCTTACGTCACCAATACGGATGGTAAACCAGCCGCTAATTACGTGATCAACGAATATCCCAGCGGCTCGGCGGCCTTTGCTGATCAGGCTTCAGCCCGCAAAGCCATCCGCTTTGAACAACGTCTGGAATTCGCAATGGAAGGACACCGCTTCTTTGATCTGGTCCGCTGGGGCATTGCCGACCAAACGCTGAATACGTATCTGCAAACCGAATCCAAAAAGCGGACCTATCTGAACGGCGCTAGCTTTACGAAGGGTAAACACGAATATTTCCCTCTCCCCGTGGATGAGATCAACAACAGCTATATTAACGGTCAACCAACCCTGAAACAAAATCCGGGTTACTAATCAAACTTGTTTTCTTTTAAAAGCCCCATCCCCCGAGATGGGGCTTTTTTCGTTTGGCTATTGAAAAACCATTAAATTGAGCCTTTCTTTTCCTCTTTTATTCCTGAATCCCCATGAACGTCTCGATTAAAGAAATTGCCCGTCGATTGAAAATCTCTCCTTCAACGGTATCGAGAGCGTTACAGAATCATCCCCGGATCGGGCTTCGCACGCGGGAACGCGTTCAGGAGCTAGCTCAGCAGTTGAACTACGTTCCCAGTGCAACGGCCCGTAATCTGCGAAGCGGAAAAACCTTTATGCTGGGCGTAGTACTACCCGAAATACAGGAGAACTTCTTTTCGAAAGCCATCAATGGTATTGAAGAAGTAGCCTTTGCCCGCGGGTATACCGTGGCTTTGTACCAGTCACACGACCAGTACGAGCGGGAAAAACAGGTGCTCGACGTCCTCTCACGTCAGGTTGTAGACGGTGTCATTTTATCGGTAGCAAAAGAAAGTCATCAATTCGATCACATTCAGAAACTCTTGCAACACCAGATTCCACTCGTCCTATTTGACCGCATTCCACCCAGTATTGACACCCATCAGGTGAGTTGTAACATGGAAATGGGAGCCTACGAAGCGACGAGTTTACTAGTGAAGAAAGGATTCAAACGGATTGCTCTACTCAATGGACCGGCTTCTTTGGTGGCGAGTCAGGAACGGTATGAAGGCTACGTACGGGCCTTAACCGAAGCAGGTCTTTCTCCAGAACCGGCATTAGTTGAATCCGTGGACTTAAGCACGGAAGCCACGCGGCGAATTATGGAACAATGGCTAGCCCTGCCCCAACCGCCGGATTCGGTACTGACTTTCAACGATTACGTCGCTTTGGATGCCATGGGCGTCTGCCGGGCCAAGGGGCTCCGTCTGAATACGGATATTTCGTTCGTGAGTTTTGCTAACCTGCCCATGAATGCTTACCTCGAACATCCACCCCTGGCCTCCGTCGAGCAGCATCCGTACCGCATGGGCTATACCGCCGCTGAGCTGATCCTGAACGCCATCGCTCAACCCCAGGCTTCTTTTGAGAAAGTCATTCTGCAACCCGAGCTGATGGTCCTCTCCTAATCCAATAAATTTTCTTTTTCCTGGAAAATTGTGCATTCGTTTGTCCGCGTCTGTGCAAACGAATGTACATCCGTTTTCGCTGGTTTTACCGCCTAATGACGCGTCTGGCGGTAGCTTTTTTCTGCTTTTCTGCCCTACATTAGTACAACGTTTCTGATGTCCTCACGCCTATGTCGCTACCTTTTATCGTTTCCGCTCCGGGTCGTATCTGTTTGTTTGGTGAACATCAGGATTACCTCGGATTACCCGTTATTGCCGCTGCCATATCCTTGCGTTTACAAATTGAAGGGCAACTCCGGTCGGATCGTCAGGTACAGCTGACCATGCCGGATATTCATCATACGGAATCGTTCAACCTTCAATCCGAAATTCCGTATGGTCGTCAACGCGATTACTATAAAAGCGTCCTGAACTTATTGCAACGCCAGGGAGCCGTGTTTCCGCAGGGTTTCGACGCTCGTATTAGTAGTACGATTCCCATTAATGCGGGTACTTCCAGTTCATCGGCTCTGGTTGTAGCCTGGGCGTATTATCTGACGCAATTGATCGACTTTCCTCTATCCATTCATCAACTGGCGGATCTGGCGTATCGGGCCGAAGTTGAAGAATTTGGAGAACCCGGTGGCCGTATGGATCAAACGTCCAGTGCCGTAGGGCAGGTTATTTACCTGGAATCTCAACCAGTGCCTAAAGTAGAAACCTTAAAGCCGATTGCGGGTACGTTTGTGCTCGGTGATTCACAACAGGCGAAAGATACGCTGGGTGTACTTAAGCACGTCAAATACGGCATGCTGGAAGCCATTCGTAAAATTAAAGCGGCAGACCCCTCCTTTTCTTTACCCACCTATCCCGCTCGCGAGGCCGACCGTTACCAGTCTTTGCTTACGCCGGATGAGTTTATTCTGCTAAAAGGAAATCTTTCGGATCGGGATATTTTACGGGAAGCCAAAGACCTGCTTGCCCGACCCGAGCCCGATCCTAAACAATTCGGAGACTTACTCAATCGTCATCAATACAATCTGCGGGAAGCCAAACGCATTTCAACGGCTAAAATTGATCGGATGATTGATGTGGCTTTAGAGGCTGGAGCTTTAGGAGCCAAGATTAATGGCTCGGGTGGCGGTGGCTGTATGTTCGCCTACGCTCCTACTCACGCCGAAGCGGTTGCAGAAGCGATTGAACGGGCTGGCGGAAAAAGTTACATCATTACCATTGATGAAGGAGTACGGACTGAAACGCAGTTGGCTCAAGTTTAACCAATACATCTACCAATGAACAAACGCATTCTGATTCTAGCCGGCGGGATGTCTTCCCGCATGAAAAAAGCGGTAGAAAATCTAGCGTTAGACCCCAAGCTAGTGGATCAGGCCAATACGCTTACCAAGGGCATGATTAGTGTTGGTACGGCGGGTCAGTCGCTGATCGATTATCAATTAATGAATGCTGTAGAAGCCGGATTCACGGAAGCCCTTCTTTTACTGCACCCCGAGGATTCGTTGACCCAGGCTTATTACGAATCCAATGCGTTTCCGGGTTTGTCCATACGCTTCGCCCGTCAGTACATCGCTGCTGACCGGCAAAAACCAGCAGGTACGGCAGACGCCGTCTTGCAAGCCCTACAGCAGACACCCGAATGGCAACAGGGACGTTTGGTCATTTGTAACAGTGACAATCTATACTCAACACGGGCCCTGGAGTTACTCTGGAATAACCCTTATCCCAACGCACTGGTCAGTTATGACCGGAACGCCTTACTTTTTCCGGCTGAACGAATTCAAGCCTTTGCTTTGATCCGTACTAATGCGGAAGGGTTTCTGCTGGATATTCACGAAAAACCCAGTGAAGCGGAAGTCGAAGCCGCTCGCCAACAAACCGGACGAGTTGGGGTAAGTATGAACCTCTTTGCTTTAGAGGCTCAACGATTGATGCCCTGTCTGGAAGCTACGCCTTTTCACCCCATACGTAATGAAAAAGAATTGCCTACGGCCGTGAACCTATTGGCTCAGCTAACCAGCGTTTATACGCTACCGCTATCCGAGAACG
Coding sequences within it:
- a CDS encoding RagB/SusD family nutrient uptake outer membrane protein; translation: MKRNSILLSILLTGLISSCGDSFLDVKPQGVALGSQLTNKSGVSASLIGAYSLLDGIGSGGTNWHGAVSNWVYGGVASDDAYKGTDASDQPEITGIERYEVQPAFVHMRGKWRVVYDGISRCNEVLQLLAKTTDMTDAEKTQVIAEARFLRAHYHFEAKKMWNKVPYIDETIYNPADPNSVKVPNDKDIWPNIEADFKFAMDNLPETQTQKGRATKYAAMAYLAKAYLFENKYSTAKPLLEAIVASGKYRLVDYHDNYKALTNNNAESIFEVQFSVNDGTNGSNGNAGDELNWPYFSGAPGGGCCGFYLPSLNLVNAFKTDANGLPMLDTFNNSDLKSDQGLKITDAFTPDTAPVDPRLDWTVGRRGIPFLDWGPMPGVTWIRDQNYSGPYTGKKWMYYKSEEGTNTHSTNKRRVANNYRMIKYSHILLWLAECEAEAGNLDKARLLVNQIRNRAKNSPYVTNTDGKPAANYVINEYPSGSAAFADQASARKAIRFEQRLEFAMEGHRFFDLVRWGIADQTLNTYLQTESKKRTYLNGASFTKGKHEYFPLPVDEINNSYINGQPTLKQNPGY
- a CDS encoding sugar phosphate nucleotidyltransferase, which produces MNKRILILAGGMSSRMKKAVENLALDPKLVDQANTLTKGMISVGTAGQSLIDYQLMNAVEAGFTEALLLLHPEDSLTQAYYESNAFPGLSIRFARQYIAADRQKPAGTADAVLQALQQTPEWQQGRLVICNSDNLYSTRALELLWNNPYPNALVSYDRNALLFPAERIQAFALIRTNAEGFLLDIHEKPSEAEVEAARQQTGRVGVSMNLFALEAQRLMPCLEATPFHPIRNEKELPTAVNLLAQLTSVYTLPLSENVPDLTNKEDIATVQQYLREKYSSLDPTQL
- a CDS encoding LacI family DNA-binding transcriptional regulator, translating into MNVSIKEIARRLKISPSTVSRALQNHPRIGLRTRERVQELAQQLNYVPSATARNLRSGKTFMLGVVLPEIQENFFSKAINGIEEVAFARGYTVALYQSHDQYEREKQVLDVLSRQVVDGVILSVAKESHQFDHIQKLLQHQIPLVLFDRIPPSIDTHQVSCNMEMGAYEATSLLVKKGFKRIALLNGPASLVASQERYEGYVRALTEAGLSPEPALVESVDLSTEATRRIMEQWLALPQPPDSVLTFNDYVALDAMGVCRAKGLRLNTDISFVSFANLPMNAYLEHPPLASVEQHPYRMGYTAAELILNAIAQPQASFEKVILQPELMVLS
- a CDS encoding GHMP family kinase ATP-binding protein — protein: MSLPFIVSAPGRICLFGEHQDYLGLPVIAAAISLRLQIEGQLRSDRQVQLTMPDIHHTESFNLQSEIPYGRQRDYYKSVLNLLQRQGAVFPQGFDARISSTIPINAGTSSSSALVVAWAYYLTQLIDFPLSIHQLADLAYRAEVEEFGEPGGRMDQTSSAVGQVIYLESQPVPKVETLKPIAGTFVLGDSQQAKDTLGVLKHVKYGMLEAIRKIKAADPSFSLPTYPAREADRYQSLLTPDEFILLKGNLSDRDILREAKDLLARPEPDPKQFGDLLNRHQYNLREAKRISTAKIDRMIDVALEAGALGAKINGSGGGGCMFAYAPTHAEAVAEAIERAGGKSYIITIDEGVRTETQLAQV